A genome region from Pirellulales bacterium includes the following:
- a CDS encoding leucine-rich repeat domain-containing protein has protein sequence MHASSDDKPSAVSPPHVPTSTSAPRVSSPQLRRSLVVLCVAVALVGVIFKFRWHEPWLSPGVYALRAAGGDVTLSANRSDWLRALGGEAFLAKADSLSLRNPRLTDGEVAALLGPFADVQWLELSEVQLGPETAAELARFKKLNTASFTDTAVDAELLQSLAASPSLRSIRLSQARLEGPALAGLASLTNLQGLGLEGSNVTKEQLADLNACPRLTFLSLRRCANVDDAVFAHIALATRLKYLDLSNTRVTGVGLKSLASCAQLQRLDLSNTPVTGVGLKNLASCAQLRELDLSSDALVPDALAEVALLPSLRELNLSKTPTTDEALAHLAGLSHLESLELVDTNISDASLDVLATLTDLQWLRLDGTQVSDRALVALSALPQLTMLSLRNTKITDEAVRAFSGFPKLVTLDISGTQVSAVVAANLTIARPELLITR, from the coding sequence TGCGGCGCTCGCTCGTCGTCTTGTGCGTTGCCGTGGCGCTCGTGGGCGTGATCTTCAAGTTTCGCTGGCACGAGCCGTGGCTGTCGCCCGGCGTTTACGCTCTTCGCGCGGCCGGCGGCGATGTTACTCTCAGCGCCAACCGATCGGATTGGCTCCGCGCGCTTGGGGGCGAGGCTTTTCTGGCCAAGGCCGATTCTCTCTCGCTGCGAAATCCACGGCTGACCGATGGCGAAGTGGCCGCTCTCCTCGGGCCGTTTGCCGACGTTCAATGGCTCGAACTGTCCGAGGTGCAACTTGGGCCCGAAACGGCCGCGGAACTCGCCCGGTTTAAAAAACTGAATACAGCTTCGTTCACCGATACGGCGGTCGACGCCGAATTGTTGCAAAGCCTGGCGGCAAGTCCCTCCCTGCGATCGATCCGGCTATCGCAAGCGCGGCTCGAGGGGCCCGCCTTGGCCGGGCTGGCGAGTCTGACGAATTTACAAGGGCTGGGCCTCGAAGGATCGAACGTCACCAAGGAGCAACTGGCCGATCTGAACGCATGTCCGCGGCTGACCTTTCTCAGCCTCAGGCGCTGCGCGAACGTGGACGACGCGGTATTCGCCCATATCGCGCTAGCGACCAGGCTGAAGTATCTCGACCTGTCGAACACGCGTGTAACCGGCGTGGGATTGAAAAGCCTGGCGTCGTGCGCGCAGCTGCAGCGCCTCGATCTTTCGAACACGCCCGTAACCGGCGTGGGACTGAAGAACCTGGCGTCATGCGCGCAGCTGCGCGAGCTCGATCTGTCGAGCGACGCGCTCGTCCCCGACGCACTGGCCGAAGTGGCATTATTGCCGTCGCTGCGAGAATTGAATCTTTCCAAAACCCCGACGACGGACGAAGCTCTTGCACATCTCGCTGGGCTGAGCCATCTCGAATCGCTCGAACTCGTCGACACGAACATTAGCGATGCGAGCCTGGACGTACTGGCCACGTTGACCGATTTGCAATGGCTTCGACTCGACGGCACGCAAGTGTCGGATCGTGCCCTGGTAGCGTTATCGGCTCTACCCCAGCTGACAATGCTCTCGCTGCGGAATACGAAGATTACCGACGAGGCCGTGCGTGCTTTCTCCGGTTTCCCGAAGCTCGTCACGCTCGACATCAGCGGCACGCAGGTCAGCGCCGTGGTGGCCGCCAATCTGACGATCGCGCGCCCCGAGCTGCTGATCACGCGCTAG